tattactaacaaaaaagaaaatatgtaaaatattaaattatattgaaatattacaaaaaatattagattacaCCACGACACAACTTGTTTATAAAGCCAAACCGTGTATCAAtttggtaaatttaaatttttttcacaacTGCCAATTATATTTTGAGAGTTTAATGATCCACCAACTGCTTTTGGAATATTGACTATGACATAATTTCCaacttcaattattataatttataactaatttctTATAGCTAgcttttatcattttttctgTAGATTTTTTTACCTTTCAAAAGGCCCTTAGGTACTCTTTCTTTCTgcatttcttttttcttttacacATGTCACATTATGAGTCTCTCAAAGATTCTTTGTTTGTGATAGACAGATAGACTCTTATTATAATTGTCgttagttttttctttatctTTTTCACCAACTTCTTCTTTGTGACTATCTACTTCATCAGAGGCATATTACAATTTTGGCACCCCTTTTTTTCTCAGTTTCCTTTTACTCGTTATCACAAAATACTTTTAAGCCCCctctaattataaaatttactttttctctCCGTTAAAAGtgatatgtaaaaatgtatatttttccgCTTATTGCACGCACTTATCCACTAGTTTAGAGAACACTCTTATTTTACCATTACCACTTCATTTAttcctgataaaaaaaataaacctttaaaattaaataaaacaaatcataattttagatttaagctttttttctaaattgtacATATCACAAGATAAtacagtacattatattatagaaatatgtatagacatttaaaagATATAATAAGAAAAGATACAGGTTATCACTTATATAATTTCTCAACAAatccaataaaattaaaaaataaataataatttttttttattacttcattttgaaaaaatttaaaatctagcTACGGTGCCCCCAGAATTTTGAGCCCTGGGGAAATTTCCCCCGTCGCCTcatcctaaatacgccactgacagTATTGATTAGCTCATAAATATTGTTCTGATATATATAATCGACTGTAAGATATATCATTAGGTAAATTTTTGCTAGAAAGTCCTAATTTGCTTTACTTCCAAATAATGCTTTATAAGGGCTTCTgctaattatactatattttgagCAATTTTTTTGCAATTGTACAAAATAACACCCCTCTCCGGCATTCCGATCAGTGCTTTGATTGTCTATCATCCATGCCCTCAGCATGTTCTACGTCTTGATTACAGCGCTCTAAACTTCCTTGAGATTGTGGGTAACGAGGctttcaataaataatgttatgctTGGGCCACAAATCTTTAAAATAGCCGGTTGTAATGtactaaatatgtaataaatagcAGGGCTTTGCACCCGAACGTAACCCGAAACCCGAATTAACCCAAATAAATAGCATAACACCAAACCCGTACATAAAATaccgattgaaaaaattaacaccCAAAACCCGAATTTCCATTTGGGTTTACCGGAaacctaaattattaaaaattaagtggcatatcaatttgtatgtattttttcaaCTTACGCGACTAAGAAGATAAGAAGATAGTAGTGTAAGTGTGTAACAgataactcaatttttttttgtaacttacaaaattattaattaaaaagtaaaaaagacCTTGATGCTAgatgattgttttattttatttcacaatattgaataatagacaatagtaattatGTTAtctaacatttttaatcaaaaataaatataacgaaaatatgtttagttaaaaatgaaaatatgtaataatagcGAGGACTCTTCTGTAGAAAAAGGACTGAGTAGTAAGCAAGACTGAGCATTAACGAgttcaaagttaaaattatgttaattaactcgttatttttttttcaaatcaacttttaacttaataagttacttttttcaagattaacgtgttaacttcaagttaattttatttcaaaaatatctaaattaagttaattttcgtccgAAGAATATAATTCctaaccttttaggacagtaaaaatgcttggattttcttcaacagtaacttttctgataggaaagtgaatctagttggtactttggggggtcaaaagtaaaaatttcccagtagttttcaaaagcgacttgaaaaacaaaagaaaaattaaggaaaaacgggaatttttacgcaaaatctgttattgagaaaatcgattttggtttttggtgtaactctaaaacaaatgaccgtagggacatgaaattttgactgaatgtttataattgcatttcctatacaccataacattttccaaatattttgatttattttaagctgtttacggacattgtcaatttccattttttttagtttttttttctataaatatcaataaaatgttatctgttgagtaaaaaagcttgaaaatttaatagaaggctcctactatattgttacaattacatttgaaaaatattcaaaatccttagtcactttttttttttataagcatttaaagttcaaatcttgataaaatacggaaaaatcacgaaaattagcaaattattttaaggtgaggattcataaaaatttttctttctaaatctaagatttgaaaatgtagtacttttaacttttatggctaaggattgaaaattgaaaacaaggctccacgtaaataggttatatataaattactttattcaagataatatcatcaaatatacttggtaatatcataggctgactgaccgttttcgctcagaatccttttttttatacaatgatattatatcattgtatttaaatttaacaccatccattacagtgacccacttgtaacctactgtacagcagagcgacatccacttacccacctatttaaatattatgtttaatctttgactattttatattgaaaaaaaaattactgttgcGACTTCCAATTATTATCctattgacaatattatgattcaatatttattagatGTTTGAGTGTTGGCGCCTGGCGGAGTTTTTCAGaagttgtcattattattagttatgatTGGTTTAGTATTTAGTCGTAACTTGTTTATTGtctttcaaaaatgtaaaatatcatattaacacgagtaataaattagtaattaccacgaaataataaatattaaattataattaggtatgagtcgataaatataattatgaatggtataaaaaaaggttaggttaactGTAGGTTTTTAGAATaacttttttcttattttaacgCGGATATTTCTCTCTTAATTGTTCTTTTCTATaagaatagttatttattaatatcagttTAATAGACactaattacttaataatagcAACTgtcgttaatttaaaaacagaaatacgtaaaaattatattttgtactccCGTATTTTAATTAACAACTAAAAAAAGGTATACTTCtggaaatatattttctattatctaATTTTCATGCAAACATTTTTATGCATCATAACGTTCTGTAAAGTTGTGTTCTATTATATTCCATTTTGGAATTATACACTTAGCAGAATTTCCGCAATATTGATTTCTGTATATTTAAGAATTAAGTTGGTAATCGGTCAAAAAGTCTGGAATGAAAAAAGTTGGACAAAAAGTCCGGATTCATTTTTTGATTGCCAGACAAAAAGTccgaaaatacaaaattgtctattaaatttataattataatatatctaatactatttatgttatatgtattatatacatgtgatattatattatagtcagttcatatataataaatatttatttaaaaaatgtaattgttgtacttttattattttattatattattgtattttttttaatattttattatttcttattatttcttatacctaacaaaaatataaCGGAAATCTACTATAgtttggtaggtacctaggtacctatatattatggctATATCTATCTAATGTTTATCGCGGCAGTATGTCTACAGTTTATCTACCATAAGATTTTACCTACATACTATAATAACGATAATCAATATTGTTACCacgattttaatataaatctagataatatattatataggttataggtaccgATATAGTATCATGTACATTTATCTCATTGATATAATCGATTTCATGAGGACGTAGCGTACgtgaattataaattgaatttgtCACTCAGTCAGTGTATCCCGTGACGCTATTTAGTTGAGATGGAGGTTTttgtaataaaagaaaataaaaaattatttttaacggaTGTGCATATACGGTTCATCATAATCTAGTTTCAAGTATTCGTTGGAAATGTtccaataaaatttcaaaaaaatgtccgGGCATTTTAGTAACTTTCAATGGtaagcttaaaaaaatttaaaaaattatattttatatttttaataaaacacgtTTAAACATTTCATTAGATTATAAAAATCCAACAATTGAGGTTGAACATTCACATGCTGGTGATGAGAATTTAGAAACAGTCAAAAAAGCCAAGGCTAAATGTTAAAACGGGTTTCAACATTTTCAACGTCAACTCCTTTACAAATTTTCGCTGAAGTAATAAATCTGGTGCCAGAGCAGGGCTTTAACATCTTTCGCAAATGAAGAAAGAACCAAAAGAATGGTCCGGGATCGAATGagcgaataataattttttcattggaTGAAGGATTAGTTCATTTTTACTTGGTTCTGCGATGGTAACTTTAAATTATGTCCcgaattttttttgcaattatatgttattaaagacattagagttaaaaagtttgacaaatttattaccccaaattttaaattacttaaaaaaaaatttgtagtaCCTATGAAGAAATGTTCACTGCAATATTCAATAGATGTTCCGAAAATAATGTTTATCCCAAACTTAAGATAATGAACATGGACTTTGAACAAGCTGTTATTAAAGAAGCAAAAACAGTTATTGGGGAACATTTGATGATAGAAGGTTGTTTTTATCATTTGTGCCAAAGCACTCATAGAAAGTTACAAGAGTTaggattacaaaataaatacgattATGACCTGTCTAGCCATTATTGTAGTATGATCCATAGCTTTTTTACcggtttttttgtttgttgcTTAATAAATTTCGTGAGAAAGTGGGGGTAGATAGAGCTAAAATAGCAATACATGATATAGAAcccgtaagaaaaaaaaacatggatcagaaaaaaatgtaaaattacaatatttatgtatgaaGATTGTTAATAACGAGCTAACAATAgcagaatttttaaataggaTAGGTCATTGCTTAAGAAAACGGAATgtggattaaattattattgttattataactgtaggctaaattttttaaaacgtataattttttttagaaatattactattgtattgACATCGACAATCATTTCTATATTACTCTATGGTCCGTCAAAGGTACGGTTGTAGGTATATCTTAAACCGTCGTGGTCAAAGGTGTATTGATATCAATATTGGGTCGACCCACGGActaagaaattatatattatattccgtggACGGACCCATGCCTTAAGTACTTTAAGTATAAGGTTTATGGTCCCAGCATGCCACTATGCAAGTGCCAAGTAGATTGTAGAATGAAGTTGAACTTTAGCTTTTGGGTCTAGAGAAAAAAACGGGTATATTgtggtatataaaattattgttgtggCAACACTGCGGAGTTTTGCTGTAGTGATTGTATTGCGGCAATGATAATATGGACTCGGTAATTTTCTCCCGTTTTTCtctcttatattatacttatctatgTTCCAGACCCAATATTAATTAGGCTTTAGAGTTTAACCCAGAATATCTACGTttgtttattagatattaattatttgtttaataagtaataacattttagtgacttaaaaatgcatttgtttGTACGTGGTCAAAATGTACATGCTTTGGAATGTCAAGGATTTGAGAATATTTCACAGATCAAGGTAAATTTTGCGTGTTTATTATGTCcggattatattatgttgtcatgTGTTATGCTCATGACTTTTGATTAAGTTTTGTCCAAaaccattaatttattatcgatatacactatttttatttttatattcaatattttctcAACTTTTgagtattatattacacaattgAGCACAAGACTTGTTCAGTATCTACCACACCAGCTACTTAAACAAATTATCCCAAATTGTTTTGTATCGTACTTGAAAAATCCGTTAATTATGTTTTGGACCTCAACATATAGAGCTGGATTCACAGCAACGTTATATGCATCACTTTGGGTAAACGGGTTTGCAAAAATTGTCTTTCCCTTAAGGCCCCCATACACGATCGAACATTTTGTgcaacaattttcaaatcacaCTAAACCacgctcaaaatatttttgggcCTTTGTGCACTGATATAAGGATCAACATGAGATTTGTTTGCTtgaattatgttattaaaaaaataataatattgctctatccatgtattacattataatgtaagatATACcatgtactaaatattttgagaaaaatatagGACTATAGACGTAACGGTTTCAGTtagatacttaaatattatcagTGGGTCTTCAACTTGTATTGATCACATTcttctatttaatattaatgattttgataatataattgggTATGTATGTCAAAGAATAACTGACCATAATAGTACAATCAtatctttaaataaaacaataatatttctaatataaaaaaattgcataggtatatggtatactttttaataaacttatttatcaatatattagcTGAATAACCCGGCGTTGCCCGGGAAAATAATGGTGATTactaggcgatgatgaatcactcAGGACAAGTCATTTTCTGTATAgagattgatattttattatagtgaaattacattttaatacagaattaataactttattataacaattagaaCAAATTGGCTGCTTTGGAAGATAttgaagaaaatttaatttcattatataatCAAGGTCAACCACTTAATGACAACCAAATTGTTGGAGAATTAAACAACTTCAATATTGATTTCATTGTTCCATTGCTTGGaggtaaatagttttatttttattttacttaaaaaatataaagttttaaatttaattaattaatttaggcaAAGTTCACGGATCCCTGGCTCGTGCTGGTAAAGTTAAGGGACAAACTCCAAAAGTTGAGAAAGTTGaaaagaaaaagaagaagaaaactGGACGATCAAAGAGACGTATTCAGTACAATAGAcgttttgtaaatgttgttcAGACTTTCGGACGCAGGAGAGGGCCAAATGCCAACTCTTAAATTGTATTGCtcttcatatattttaaataaataatgtggtAACAATttgagatttatttatttttcaatgaatataatcgttgtatacatatttagaaAAGATAGTTCAAAAGTAgttatatcaatattcaatataatggagaaatgtattatttttctttttctctgaataatgaatattgaaaacctacaaattttgaatatattttaagactaaggtctgtttaaaattttaaaccttATGTCAatcttggttttttttatttatgaatttactgttgacttttaaatgtttacatcTCCACTTTAATTGTGCAATAGCATGCCAGATGGATTACCAAAACCTAATATGGcctttgacatttttaaagatattacatttatttttgtggtGCGTAGAAATATATATTGGTAACTATATAATTGGTTAGTGACCTCCAAGAAACAACCAGAACTGCAGATTGAAAATGTCTGTTCTACAACACTTAAaagtatatttgttttaacaatatgaaataattgcatGGCCTCCAGGCCTCAATAGTTGGAATTTATTTAGGGGCCTCAGAGATGTTttccattaatttttttgttaattacaaaaaaaaaattgatgaccacatttatcaaaatttaatatattatagatatacactttaactacatagtacataccatTATAAATAGACTAGTACAATAATACTACAACAAATATACAGTCAATTAAGTCATATAAAACttcttttaataattcatattaatatactgttagtactataaatgtaatgtatacattacCAACCCACATTATAGtggtataataatgatttaacagTGTTTTGTCCCCACTTAAGGGTGATCCTGTGACATTATTGTGACAATATAAACTACTGTTTTTCAAAAGGAACCCTCCTTTTTCACTTTAAATTATTctgcacatatttttttttttttataattttaatgtattgtatcaaaattaaaaatagtagtttatgagttttATAACTttgggtaggtacttactaaggataataatatcactaataTGTCTATGGTAATGGGGTGAATGATTTTGGGGTTGATACCTTggtcgcgggcggcatttttcttcgggcaagtcacggtgtccggagaacaagtgtcgccatcccccacccgggcatagtttaagtagtcgaagccttaaccgaaattaaaaaaaaaaaaaaaataaaaaaaatatggtatttaggtacttaagtatacttaaaatttataaaaatcataattataataaattaataattaaatggtgTAATGTGCCTGGGGCTCGCATGTTCAAAAAATCACTGTAGTCATGGGTATTCATCatgatactaataattatttatatcacattatttaggttttttttgtattgattttctaataaataaaaatattcccaaaactcaattaattataatatgtttgaatatttaatttaaacactcatttacatttaaaaagctttaaaatagTGAGAATAGTGATAAATAGTGAATGCATAGCAACCCTGCATCCATTGAGTGACCTACttgacacctactgtacagcagaggtGTAACTACAACTCCTCACTCTTTTATGAGTTTTTAAATTCCATAGAAAAAACTAgttatattagattaaaattattcatatttcaatTCTTTTATAAGACAAACAAAGGATTTAATGAGGTAAAAAAGTTAACAGTAAagttactaaattaaatatttattatataattaataaaatataaattatacactaaattataaaatatcttaatttaaactttcaaaCTATACCTTCAATTACttagaattaaaatttatttttagactttAATTAGAATCATCACTACTGGAATAATTGCCAATTAATGATAATGAATTACAAGATTCATTTGTCTTGTTGGTATTTGTGACATTATTAACTTTAACTAAGTTTAAAAGGTTGAGTTTCGAAACCTTTTTCTTCACACTAGACTGTGTTGTTGAAgtgattacattatttattttacttttagtcATATTATCATCAGATTTTACTAACTCTTCATTTTCATTAATCTTACGCTTAATACCCATCAAATTTTTTACTGTATTTTCATCTTCTTCCTCTTGCATTCGCTTAATTTGCTCTTTTAATTCAGCAGGGTTGTACTTTAATAACATTGAATCATAGTCCACATTACCTTGACGTCTATTTAAATCTCTTAGCTCTTCAAGGGATTCCATAAGTTCAATTTCTTGCTTAGATTGTTGAGTACGATTCTCCAATAATTTCATTGGATTTGTAGCTTCTTCTTCCTTTTCAGCATCTTCTTCTCTCTTTTCCTGTTCTTGTGCTAGTTTTAGAGCCATGAAATTGCGTGTAGCTCCTTCTTCTATTTCGTAATCTGTGTTACGTGGGTCGGTTTTAAAAGATATTTCTTGTAAACACCTAGTGCATTTTATGTAAAACCGGTAAATACGTATACCCAAATAATCTTCATTTTCTGCATCTTCTTTTCGAGCATTAAATTTTTTGCCTTTATAAATGTATTCACCACATGTCTTACATCGCATGTTGAATGGTGCCATAAGACGTACAGTATACTGTCTATTTTTTGGAAGTTTCATGCGCGGGATTTTTGAAGGATCAAAATCTGGGggatagtatttatttaatacttttcttTCAgacatattaagtattaattacctgtaacatacaaaaattgtattaaatatttacaatcgtacacaaattataaaatttaaatttataaataaatataagaaaaatacaaattgctTGATGACTTTTAACCAGCTTTCCcaccaatatatatttttgcaaatttatcTTAGACCATAGGTACAAGTCagtcatttaataattttaaaatatagctgAAATGCACTCTACCGGTCACAATTAAAAAGtgatttaagaaa
The Metopolophium dirhodum isolate CAU chromosome 7, ASM1992520v1, whole genome shotgun sequence DNA segment above includes these coding regions:
- the LOC132948586 gene encoding splicing factor YJU2; its protein translation is MSERKVLNKYYPPDFDPSKIPRMKLPKNRQYTVRLMAPFNMRCKTCGEYIYKGKKFNARKEDAENEDYLGIRIYRFYIKCTRCLQEISFKTDPRNTDYEIEEGATRNFMALKLAQEQEKREEDAEKEEEATNPMKLLENRTQQSKQEIELMESLEELRDLNRRQGNVDYDSMLLKYNPAELKEQIKRMQEEEDENTVKNLMGIKRKINENEELVKSDDNMTKSKINNVITSTTQSSVKKKVSKLNLLNLVKVNNVTNTNKTNESCNSLSLIGNYSSSDDSN
- the LOC132948589 gene encoding ubiquitin-like FUBI-ribosomal protein eS30 fusion protein: MHLFVRGQNVHALECQGFENISQIKNKLAALEDIEENLISLYNQGQPLNDNQIVGELNNFNIDFIVPLLGGKVHGSLARAGKVKGQTPKVEKVEKKKKKKTGRSKRRIQYNRRFVNVVQTFGRRRGPNANS